A single region of the Triticum dicoccoides isolate Atlit2015 ecotype Zavitan chromosome 2B, WEW_v2.0, whole genome shotgun sequence genome encodes:
- the LOC119362221 gene encoding mannose/glucose-specific lectin-like, with the protein MANFQITPRAAFVESNELNFRSLYLFHTPLGSNQNQSGIIDSNVTTGLGATVVNNWPICDGPSPGATVVARAQGLHIYAGNWQNTFSITFEAERFKGSTLQVMGISVEEGEWAIVGGTGQFAMATGVIYKKFHEQRSDGNIIELTVHGFCPMLKGSQSLRTKVGPWGGNGGSDKDIVEAPRRLESITVSSGTIIDSIKFSYVDQGGQKRTVGPWGGSGGKQNTFVLGTSEFVKEVSGTFGLYGRDNHNIITSLKFVTNVKTYGPFGQAKGTTFTIPVQKNSSIVGFFGRSGIYLDALGVYVHPL; encoded by the exons ATGGCCAATTTCCAGATAACTCCCCGCGCAGCGTTCGTGGAGAGCAATGAGCTCAACTTCCGCAGCCTGTACCTTTTCCACACTCCCCTTGGTTCAAACCAGAATCAGTCAGGCATAATAGACTCGAATGTTACTACCGGTTTGGGTGCGACAGTCGTTAACAACTGGCCGATATGTGATGGCCCTAGCCCCGGCGCCACCGTTGTTGCGCGTGCACAAGGCCTGCATATCTATGCCGGTAACTGGCAGAATACTTTCAGCATAACATTCGAGGCTGAAAG GTTTAAGGGATCAACGCTTCAAGTGATGGGGATATCCGTCGAAGAAGGTGAGTGGGCTATTGTTGGTGGGACAGGACAGTTCGCTATGGCGACCGGTGTCATCTACAAAAAGTTCCATGAACAAAGGAGCGATGGTAACATCATAGAACTCACTGTCCATGGATTTTGTCCCATGCTGAAAGGTTCACAG AGCCTTCGCACAAAGGTTGGACCATGGGGTGGAAATGGAGGCTCAGATAAAGACATCGTCGAGGCACCAAGACGTCTAGAGAGCATCACAGTTAGCAGCGGCACTATCATTGATTCAATCAAATTTTCTTATGTCGACCAAGGTGGTCAGAAGCGCACTGTTGGACCCTGGGGAGGTTCTGGAGGAAaacaaaatacg TTCGTACTCGGCACTTCTGAGTTTGTGAAGGAAGTTTCTGGAACATTCGGCCTTTATGGCAGAGACAACCACAACATAATAACATCACTGAAATTTGTCACCAACGTGAAGACATACGGGCCTTTCGGACAAGCGAAGGGAACCACTTTCACCATACCAGTGCAAAAGAATAGCAGCATCGTGGGCTTCTTCGGACGCAGTGGGATATATCTCGATGCGCTTGGTGTCTACGTGCACCCTCTCTAA